A part of Octopus sinensis linkage group LG7, ASM634580v1, whole genome shotgun sequence genomic DNA contains:
- the LOC115213870 gene encoding zinc finger protein OZF-like — MEEKLCDNLVMSRTETETIDIFDQIQENTEEKSLCCDICGKLFTVENSLNQHKLIHSVLKQYHCEVCGKIFTTSNVLLHHIRIHTEERPYHCDSCGKTFSQRGHLSEHRRIHTGEKTYHCDICGETFSRNSHFSQHKHTHTGEKPYHCDICGKTFSQKGHLSRHTYIHTGERPYQCDTCGKTFCQRGYLSEHKCIHTGEKPYGCDVCGEKFSRSSHLYRHKCIHTGEKPYQCDSCGKTFSESGHLSQHKYIHTGERPYPCAICGKTFARSSNLYSHKRIHSGGKPYDCNICGKTFSQTGCLSSHKRIHIGEKPYHCDICGETFSRIGHLSCHRHIHTGEKPYHCDICGKTFSQRGHLSCHKYIHTREKPYHCDICGKAFSKSVNLSSHKRIHTGEKPYCCDICGKTIFQRSNLSSHRHTHSKKKPHQ; from the coding sequence ATGGAGGAGAAATTATGTGATAACCTGGTTATGAGTAGAACAGAAACTGAAACTATTGATATATTTGATCAGATACAGGAAAATACAGAAGAGAAATCACTCTGTTGTGACATCTGTGGGAAGTTATTTACAGTAGAAAATAGTTTAAATCAGCATAAATTAATTCACTCAGTGTTAAAGCAATACCATTGTGAGGTTTGTGGTAAAATATTCACTACAAGCAATGTATTATTGCaccatatacgtattcatactgaAGAGAGGCCATACCACTGTGACagctgtggtaaaacattctctcaaagGGGTCATTTATCTGAACACAGGCGAATTCACACTGGAGAAAAAACTTACCATTGTGATATATGTGGTGAAACATTTTCTAGAAATTCACATTTCTCTCAACACAAGCACactcatactggtgagaaaccatatcactgtgatatttgtggcaaaaCATTCTCTCAAAAGGGCCATTTATCtcgtcatacatatattcacacaggagaaagaccatatcagtgtgatacctgtggtaaaacattttgtcAGAGAGGTTATTTATCTGAACATAAGTGTATTCACACAGGGGAGAAACCTTATGGTTGTGATGTTTGTGGTGAAAAATTTTCTAGAAGTTCTCATTTGTACCGACACAaatgtattcacacaggagagaaaccatatcagtgtgatagctgtggtaaaacattctctgaaAGTGGTCATTTATctcaacacaaatatattcatactggagagaggcCATACCCCTGTGCTATCTGTGGCAAAACATTTGCTAGAAGTAGTAATTTATATTCCCATAAACGCATCCACTCAGGAGGGAAACCATATGATTGCAACATCTGTGGCAAAACGTTCTCCCAAACTGGCTGCTTATCTTCTCACAAACGTATCCATAtcggagagaaaccatatcactgtgatatctgtggtgagaCATTTTCTAGAATTGGCCATTTGTCTTGCCACAgacatattcacacaggagagaaaccataccactgtgatatctgtggtaaaacattttctcaaaGAGGTCATTTATCAtgccataaatatattcatacaagagaaaaaccataccattgtgatatatgtggtaaagcATTTTCCAAAAGTGTTAATTTATCTTCCCACAAACGCATCCACACAGGCGAAAAACCATactgctgtgatatctgtggtaaaacaatTTTTCAAAGATCTAATTTGTCTTCACATAGACATACTCACTCAAAGAAGAAACCCCATCAATGA
- the LOC118764045 gene encoding zinc finger protein 239-like isoform X2 gives MDEKTQPEITDSSIQIKGNKREKSYPCDVCGEVYTTRSNLMQHKLIHATSKVHYCEVCGKGFTRNSLLTRHKHIHTRERPYHCDICGEKFSRSAHLSRHRHIHTGEKPYPCDVCGKTFSQSGTLSTHKHIHTGEKPYQCDICDDRFSTRGQLSNHKRIHTGERPYQCDICSKTFSRSGHLSSHKLIHTGERPYQCDICDKTFSRSGDLSSHKHIHSGERPYHCDICGTTFSQSGSLSQHKPIHTGERPYNCDICGKTFSTTRNLTRHKRIHTEEKAYHCDICDEAFSTRGRLSSHIRIHTGERPS, from the exons ATGGATGAAAAAACACAACCTGAAATTACTGATTCATCTATTCAGATAAAgggaaataaaagggaaaaatcaTACCCTTGTGATGTATGTGGAGAGGTATACACAACAAGAAGTAATTTAATGCAACACAAATTAATCCATGCAACCTCCAAGGTGCACTACTGTGAAGTTTGTGGTAAAGGATTCACTCGTAACAGTTTATTGACTCgccataagcatatacatacaagagaaaggccataccactgtgatatctgtggtgaaaaATTTTCTAGAAGTGCTCATTTGTCTAGACACAGgcatattcacacaggagaaaaaccatatccctgtgatgtctgtggtaaaacattctctcaaagtggtacTCTATCCactcataaacatattcatacaggagagaaaccatatcagtgtgatatctgtgatgaCAGATTTTCTACAAGGGGTCAATTGTCTAACCACAAACGTATCCACACAGGAGAAAGACCCTACCAATGTGATATTTGTAGTAAAACATTTTCTAGAAGTGGTCATTTGTCTTCCCATAAACTTATCCACACAGGTGAAAGGCCataccaatgtgatatctgtgataaaacaTTTTCTCGAAGTGGTGATTTGTCttctcacaaacatattcactcaGGAGAAagaccataccactgtgatatctgtggtacaacattctctcaaagtg GTAGTTTATCTCAGCACAAacctattcatacaggagagagaccatacaattgtgatatttgtggcaaaaCCTTTTCTACAACTCGTAATTTAActcgacacaaacgtattcacacagaagagaaagcataccactgtgatatttgtgatgaAGCATTTTCTACGAGGGGTCGTTTATCTTcccacatacgtattcatacaggagaaagaccATCATAA
- the LOC118764045 gene encoding zinc finger protein 239-like isoform X1, with the protein MDEKTQPEITDSSIQIKGNKREKSYPCDVCGEVYTTRSNLMQHKLIHATSKVHYCEVCGKGFTRNSLLTRHKHIHTRERPYHCDICGEKFSRSAHLSRHRHIHTGEKPYPCDVCGKTFSQSGTLSTHKHIHTGEKPYQCDICDDRFSTRGQLSNHKRIHTGERPYQCDICSKTFSRSGHLSSHKLIHTGERPYQCDICDKTFSRSGDLSSHKHIHSGERPYHCDICGTTFSQSGSLSQHKRIHTGEKPYQCDICDKTFSTKSHLSSHIRTHTGERPYHCDICGKTFTQSGSLSQHKPIHTGERPYNCDICGKTFSTTRNLTRHKRIHTEEKAYHCDICDEAFSTRGRLSSHIRIHTGERPS; encoded by the coding sequence ATGGATGAAAAAACACAACCTGAAATTACTGATTCATCTATTCAGATAAAgggaaataaaagggaaaaatcaTACCCTTGTGATGTATGTGGAGAGGTATACACAACAAGAAGTAATTTAATGCAACACAAATTAATCCATGCAACCTCCAAGGTGCACTACTGTGAAGTTTGTGGTAAAGGATTCACTCGTAACAGTTTATTGACTCgccataagcatatacatacaagagaaaggccataccactgtgatatctgtggtgaaaaATTTTCTAGAAGTGCTCATTTGTCTAGACACAGgcatattcacacaggagaaaaaccatatccctgtgatgtctgtggtaaaacattctctcaaagtggtacTCTATCCactcataaacatattcatacaggagagaaaccatatcagtgtgatatctgtgatgaCAGATTTTCTACAAGGGGTCAATTGTCTAACCACAAACGTATCCACACAGGAGAAAGACCCTACCAATGTGATATTTGTAGTAAAACATTTTCTAGAAGTGGTCATTTGTCTTCCCATAAACTTATCCACACAGGTGAAAGGCCataccaatgtgatatctgtgataaaacaTTTTCTCGAAGTGGTGATTTGTCttctcacaaacatattcactcaGGAGAAagaccataccactgtgatatctgtggtacaacattctctcaaagtggtagTTTATCtcagcacaaacgtattcatacaggagagaaaccataccagtgtgatatctgtgataaaacaTTTTCAACAAAGAGTCATTTATCTTCCCACATACGTACTCACACAGGAGAAAGGCcctaccattgtgatatctgtggtaaaacattcactCAAAGTGGTAGTTTATCTCAGCACAAacctattcatacaggagagagaccatacaattgtgatatttgtggcaaaaCCTTTTCTACAACTCGTAATTTAActcgacacaaacgtattcacacagaagagaaagcataccactgtgatatttgtgatgaAGCATTTTCTACGAGGGGTCGTTTATCTTcccacatacgtattcatacaggagaaagaccATCATAA